One part of the Humulus lupulus chromosome 9, drHumLupu1.1, whole genome shotgun sequence genome encodes these proteins:
- the LOC133802507 gene encoding potassium transporter 10-like isoform X1, giving the protein MATNMTTDQGPDRNGTVWTIDQKLDQPMDEEARKLKNMYTEKKLSAVMLLQLAFQSLGVVYGDLGTSPLYVFYNTFPDGIKDPEDLIGALSLIIYSLTLIPLLKYVLIVCRANDNGQGGTFAIYSLLCRHAKLRTIPNQDRSDLELTTYSRSTFSEHSFAARTKRWLEGYAFMKNTMLILVLIGSCMVIGDGILTPAISVLSAIGGINVGHPMISNDIVVLVAVIVLAILFSIQHHGIDKVGWLFAPIVLLWFLLIGGIGIYNIWKYDSSVLKAFSPVYIYRYFKRGKRDGWTSLGGIMLSITGTEALFADLSHFPVSSIQIAFTVVVFPCLLLAYSGQAAYLMNNSDHIVGAFYHSIPDCIYWPVFVIATAAAVVASQATISATFSLIKQALALGCFPRVKVVHTSKRFLNQVYIPDVNWILMILCIAVTAGFKNQNQIGNASGTAVVIVMLVTTFLMILVMILVWRCHWILVLIFTVLSLAVECTYFSAVVLKVNQGGWVPLVISAVFFAIMYIWHYGTLRRYEIEMHSKISMAWILGLGPSLGLVRVPGVGFVYTDLAHGVPRIFSHFITNLPAIHSVVVFVCVKYLPVYTVPEEERFLIKRIGPKEFHMFRCIARYGYKDLHKKDYDFEKKLFDCLILFVRLDSLMDGCSDSDVYSVPDPLDEQASDNQFNGNSSISKVDSSVSSVESIIEVGSPQRANDIRYSNRASSQIEIDELQFLSNCKDAGVVHILGNTIIRARRESNFCKKLAIDYIYAFLKKICRESSSILNVPHESLLNVGQVFYV; this is encoded by the exons ATGGCTACAAATATGACGACTGATCAAGGTCCTGATAGAAATGGTACTGTGTGGACTATAGATCAGAAGCTTGATCAACCCATGGACGAAGAGGCTAGAAAGCTTAAAAACATGTACACAGAAAAG AAGCTTTCAGCAGTAATGCTTCTGCAACTTGCATTCCAGAGCCTTGGAGTGGTATATGGAGATTTAGGCACATCTCCGTTGTATGTTTTCTACAACACTTTCCCTGATGGAATTAAAGACCCAGAAGATTTGATTGGAGCTTTATCTTTGATAATATACTCGCTTACTCTTATTCCGCTTCTCAAGTATGTGCTAATTGTTTGTAGAGCAAATGATAATGGTCAAG GCGGAACTTTTGCTATCTATTCATTACTCTGCCGACATGCAAAATTGAGAACTATTCCTAATCAAGACCGAAGTGATTTGGAACTTACAACATATAGTCGTTCTACATTTAGTGAACACTCATTTGCTGCAAGAACCAAGAGGTGGTTGGAGGGATATGCATTTATGAAGAACACAATGCTTATTCTTGTCCTTATTGGCTCTTGTATGGTAATTGGGGATGGAATTTTGACTCCAGCCATTTCAG tgttgtcagctaTTGGTGGGATTAATGTTGGCCACCCCATGATAAGTAATG ACATAGTTGTACTTGTTGCTGTTATTGTCCTAGCCATTTTGTTTAGCATTCAACACCATGGTATAGATAAAGTTGGTTGGCTTTTTGCTCCGATTGTGCTTCTTTGGTTTCTCTTAATTGGAGGAATTGGTATATACAACATATGGAAGTATGATAGCAGCGTTTTGAAAGCTTTTTCACCTGTGTACATATACCGGTATTTTAAAAGGGGAAAGAGAGATGGTTGGACTTCTCTAGGAGGCATTATGCTTAGTATAACAG GAACCGAAGCACTTTTTGCTGACCTATCCCACTTTCCAGTTTCATCTATACAAATTGCATTTACTGTAGTTGTATTTCCTTGCCTTCTTTTAGCCTACTCTGGTCAAGCAGCATACCTTATGAACAATTCAGATCACATAGTTGGTGCCTTCTATCATTCTATTCCAG ATTGCATATATTGGCCAGTGTTTGTTATTGCAACTGCAGCTGCTGTGGTTGCAAGTCAGGCCACCATATCTGCAACTTTCTCATTGATCAAGCAGGCTCTTGCTCTTGGTTGTTTTCCAAGAGTCAAAGTTGTGCATACATCTAAAAGGTTCCTGAATCAGGTTTATATTCCAGATGTAAATTGGATCCTTATGATTCTTTGCATTGCTGTGACAGCTGGGTTCAAAAATCAAAACCAAATTGGAAATGCCTCTG GGACAGCAGTTGTAATAGTCATGTTGGTGACAACCTTTCTCATGATTTTAGTGATGATACTAGTGTGGCGTTGCCATTGGATTCTTGTCTTGATCTTCACTGTCTTATCATTAGCAGTGGAGTGCACTTACTTCTCCGCTGTAGTCCTCAAGGTTAATCAAGGCGGGTGGGTTCCTCTCGTGATATCAGCAGTATTCTTCGCCATCATGTATATATGGCATTATGGTACCCTGAGACGCTACGAGATTGAGATGCATAGTAAGATTTCAATGGCATGGATTCTTGGACTTGGTCCTAGTTTAGGGCTTGTTCGTGTGCCTGGAGTAGGATTCGTGTACACTGACCTGGCTCATGGAGTGCCTCGCATTTTCTCTCACTTTATCACCAATCTGCCTGCAATTCACTCTGTTGTTGTTTTTGTCTGTGTGAAGTACCTACCTGTCTACACAGTACCAGAAGAAGAGAGGTTCCTTATAAAGCGAATAGGACCGAAAGAATTCCACATGTTCCGTTGTATTGCAAGGTATGGTTATAAAGACCTCCATAAGAAAGACTATGATTTTGAGAAGAAACTATTTGACTGCCTTATACTGTTTGTCCGACTTGATTCCTTAATGGATGGGTGCTCAGACTCGGATGTGTATAGTGTGCCCGACCCGCTAGATGAACAGGCAAGTGACAACCAGTTTAATGGCAACTCATCTATCTCCAAGGTGGATTCTTCAGTTTCATCAGTAGAGTCCATCATTGAAGTCGGTTCACCACAGCGAGCAAATGATATCAGGTATTCCAATCGGGCTAGCAGCCAGATCGAGATTGATGAGTTACAATTCTTGAGTAATTGTAAAGATGCTGGTGTGGTTCACATCTTAGGGAATACAATAATCCGAGCCAGGAGGGAGTCAAATTTCTGCAAAAAGTTAGCCATTGATTACATTTATGCATTTCTTAAGAAAATATGCAGAGAGAGCAGTTCTATTCTAAATGTGCCTCATGAGAGTCTCTTAAATGTTGGGCAAGTTTTCTATGTATAA
- the LOC133802507 gene encoding potassium transporter 11-like isoform X4: protein MATNMTTDQGPDRNGTVWTIDQKLDQPMDEEARKLKNMYTEKKLSAVMLLQLAFQSLGVVYGDLGTSPLYVFYNTFPDGIKDPEDLIGALSLIIYSLTLIPLLKYVLIVCRANDNGQGGTFAIYSLLCRHAKLRTIPNQDRSDLELTTYSRSTFSEHSFAARTKRWLEGYAFMKNTMLILVLIGSCMVIGDGILTPAISVLSAIGGINVGHPMISNDIVVLVAVIVLAILFSIQHHGIDKVGWLFAPIVLLWFLLIGGIGIYNIWKYDSSVLKAFSPVYIYRYFKRGKRDGWTSLGGIMLSITGTEALFADLSHFPVSSIQIAFTVVVFPCLLLAYSGQAAYLMNNSDHIVGAFYHSIPDCIYWPVFVIATAAAVVASQATISATFSLIKQALALGCFPRVKVVHTSKRFLNQVYIPDVNWILMILCIAVTAGFKNQNQIGNASGTDFSNLNSAFYNRDSSCNSHVGDNLSHDFSDDTSVALPLDSCLDLHCLIISSGVHLLLRCSPQG from the exons ATGGCTACAAATATGACGACTGATCAAGGTCCTGATAGAAATGGTACTGTGTGGACTATAGATCAGAAGCTTGATCAACCCATGGACGAAGAGGCTAGAAAGCTTAAAAACATGTACACAGAAAAG AAGCTTTCAGCAGTAATGCTTCTGCAACTTGCATTCCAGAGCCTTGGAGTGGTATATGGAGATTTAGGCACATCTCCGTTGTATGTTTTCTACAACACTTTCCCTGATGGAATTAAAGACCCAGAAGATTTGATTGGAGCTTTATCTTTGATAATATACTCGCTTACTCTTATTCCGCTTCTCAAGTATGTGCTAATTGTTTGTAGAGCAAATGATAATGGTCAAG GCGGAACTTTTGCTATCTATTCATTACTCTGCCGACATGCAAAATTGAGAACTATTCCTAATCAAGACCGAAGTGATTTGGAACTTACAACATATAGTCGTTCTACATTTAGTGAACACTCATTTGCTGCAAGAACCAAGAGGTGGTTGGAGGGATATGCATTTATGAAGAACACAATGCTTATTCTTGTCCTTATTGGCTCTTGTATGGTAATTGGGGATGGAATTTTGACTCCAGCCATTTCAG tgttgtcagctaTTGGTGGGATTAATGTTGGCCACCCCATGATAAGTAATG ACATAGTTGTACTTGTTGCTGTTATTGTCCTAGCCATTTTGTTTAGCATTCAACACCATGGTATAGATAAAGTTGGTTGGCTTTTTGCTCCGATTGTGCTTCTTTGGTTTCTCTTAATTGGAGGAATTGGTATATACAACATATGGAAGTATGATAGCAGCGTTTTGAAAGCTTTTTCACCTGTGTACATATACCGGTATTTTAAAAGGGGAAAGAGAGATGGTTGGACTTCTCTAGGAGGCATTATGCTTAGTATAACAG GAACCGAAGCACTTTTTGCTGACCTATCCCACTTTCCAGTTTCATCTATACAAATTGCATTTACTGTAGTTGTATTTCCTTGCCTTCTTTTAGCCTACTCTGGTCAAGCAGCATACCTTATGAACAATTCAGATCACATAGTTGGTGCCTTCTATCATTCTATTCCAG ATTGCATATATTGGCCAGTGTTTGTTATTGCAACTGCAGCTGCTGTGGTTGCAAGTCAGGCCACCATATCTGCAACTTTCTCATTGATCAAGCAGGCTCTTGCTCTTGGTTGTTTTCCAAGAGTCAAAGTTGTGCATACATCTAAAAGGTTCCTGAATCAGGTTTATATTCCAGATGTAAATTGGATCCTTATGATTCTTTGCATTGCTGTGACAGCTGGGTTCAAAAATCAAAACCAAATTGGAAATGCCTCTG GGACTGACTTCAGTAATTTGAATTCTGCATTTTACAACAGGGACAGCAGTTGTAATAGTCATGTTGGTGACAACCTTTCTCATGATTTTAGTGATGATACTAGTGTGGCGTTGCCATTGGATTCTTGTCTTGATCTTCACTGTCTTATCATTAGCAGTGGAGTGCACTTACTTCTCCGCTGTAGTCCTCAAGGTTAA
- the LOC133802507 gene encoding potassium transporter 10-like isoform X2 — MATNMTTDQGPDRNGTVWTIDQKLDQPMDEEARKLKNMYTEKLSAVMLLQLAFQSLGVVYGDLGTSPLYVFYNTFPDGIKDPEDLIGALSLIIYSLTLIPLLKYVLIVCRANDNGQGGTFAIYSLLCRHAKLRTIPNQDRSDLELTTYSRSTFSEHSFAARTKRWLEGYAFMKNTMLILVLIGSCMVIGDGILTPAISVLSAIGGINVGHPMISNDIVVLVAVIVLAILFSIQHHGIDKVGWLFAPIVLLWFLLIGGIGIYNIWKYDSSVLKAFSPVYIYRYFKRGKRDGWTSLGGIMLSITGTEALFADLSHFPVSSIQIAFTVVVFPCLLLAYSGQAAYLMNNSDHIVGAFYHSIPDCIYWPVFVIATAAAVVASQATISATFSLIKQALALGCFPRVKVVHTSKRFLNQVYIPDVNWILMILCIAVTAGFKNQNQIGNASGTAVVIVMLVTTFLMILVMILVWRCHWILVLIFTVLSLAVECTYFSAVVLKVNQGGWVPLVISAVFFAIMYIWHYGTLRRYEIEMHSKISMAWILGLGPSLGLVRVPGVGFVYTDLAHGVPRIFSHFITNLPAIHSVVVFVCVKYLPVYTVPEEERFLIKRIGPKEFHMFRCIARYGYKDLHKKDYDFEKKLFDCLILFVRLDSLMDGCSDSDVYSVPDPLDEQASDNQFNGNSSISKVDSSVSSVESIIEVGSPQRANDIRYSNRASSQIEIDELQFLSNCKDAGVVHILGNTIIRARRESNFCKKLAIDYIYAFLKKICRESSSILNVPHESLLNVGQVFYV; from the exons ATGGCTACAAATATGACGACTGATCAAGGTCCTGATAGAAATGGTACTGTGTGGACTATAGATCAGAAGCTTGATCAACCCATGGACGAAGAGGCTAGAAAGCTTAAAAACATGTACACAGAAAAG CTTTCAGCAGTAATGCTTCTGCAACTTGCATTCCAGAGCCTTGGAGTGGTATATGGAGATTTAGGCACATCTCCGTTGTATGTTTTCTACAACACTTTCCCTGATGGAATTAAAGACCCAGAAGATTTGATTGGAGCTTTATCTTTGATAATATACTCGCTTACTCTTATTCCGCTTCTCAAGTATGTGCTAATTGTTTGTAGAGCAAATGATAATGGTCAAG GCGGAACTTTTGCTATCTATTCATTACTCTGCCGACATGCAAAATTGAGAACTATTCCTAATCAAGACCGAAGTGATTTGGAACTTACAACATATAGTCGTTCTACATTTAGTGAACACTCATTTGCTGCAAGAACCAAGAGGTGGTTGGAGGGATATGCATTTATGAAGAACACAATGCTTATTCTTGTCCTTATTGGCTCTTGTATGGTAATTGGGGATGGAATTTTGACTCCAGCCATTTCAG tgttgtcagctaTTGGTGGGATTAATGTTGGCCACCCCATGATAAGTAATG ACATAGTTGTACTTGTTGCTGTTATTGTCCTAGCCATTTTGTTTAGCATTCAACACCATGGTATAGATAAAGTTGGTTGGCTTTTTGCTCCGATTGTGCTTCTTTGGTTTCTCTTAATTGGAGGAATTGGTATATACAACATATGGAAGTATGATAGCAGCGTTTTGAAAGCTTTTTCACCTGTGTACATATACCGGTATTTTAAAAGGGGAAAGAGAGATGGTTGGACTTCTCTAGGAGGCATTATGCTTAGTATAACAG GAACCGAAGCACTTTTTGCTGACCTATCCCACTTTCCAGTTTCATCTATACAAATTGCATTTACTGTAGTTGTATTTCCTTGCCTTCTTTTAGCCTACTCTGGTCAAGCAGCATACCTTATGAACAATTCAGATCACATAGTTGGTGCCTTCTATCATTCTATTCCAG ATTGCATATATTGGCCAGTGTTTGTTATTGCAACTGCAGCTGCTGTGGTTGCAAGTCAGGCCACCATATCTGCAACTTTCTCATTGATCAAGCAGGCTCTTGCTCTTGGTTGTTTTCCAAGAGTCAAAGTTGTGCATACATCTAAAAGGTTCCTGAATCAGGTTTATATTCCAGATGTAAATTGGATCCTTATGATTCTTTGCATTGCTGTGACAGCTGGGTTCAAAAATCAAAACCAAATTGGAAATGCCTCTG GGACAGCAGTTGTAATAGTCATGTTGGTGACAACCTTTCTCATGATTTTAGTGATGATACTAGTGTGGCGTTGCCATTGGATTCTTGTCTTGATCTTCACTGTCTTATCATTAGCAGTGGAGTGCACTTACTTCTCCGCTGTAGTCCTCAAGGTTAATCAAGGCGGGTGGGTTCCTCTCGTGATATCAGCAGTATTCTTCGCCATCATGTATATATGGCATTATGGTACCCTGAGACGCTACGAGATTGAGATGCATAGTAAGATTTCAATGGCATGGATTCTTGGACTTGGTCCTAGTTTAGGGCTTGTTCGTGTGCCTGGAGTAGGATTCGTGTACACTGACCTGGCTCATGGAGTGCCTCGCATTTTCTCTCACTTTATCACCAATCTGCCTGCAATTCACTCTGTTGTTGTTTTTGTCTGTGTGAAGTACCTACCTGTCTACACAGTACCAGAAGAAGAGAGGTTCCTTATAAAGCGAATAGGACCGAAAGAATTCCACATGTTCCGTTGTATTGCAAGGTATGGTTATAAAGACCTCCATAAGAAAGACTATGATTTTGAGAAGAAACTATTTGACTGCCTTATACTGTTTGTCCGACTTGATTCCTTAATGGATGGGTGCTCAGACTCGGATGTGTATAGTGTGCCCGACCCGCTAGATGAACAGGCAAGTGACAACCAGTTTAATGGCAACTCATCTATCTCCAAGGTGGATTCTTCAGTTTCATCAGTAGAGTCCATCATTGAAGTCGGTTCACCACAGCGAGCAAATGATATCAGGTATTCCAATCGGGCTAGCAGCCAGATCGAGATTGATGAGTTACAATTCTTGAGTAATTGTAAAGATGCTGGTGTGGTTCACATCTTAGGGAATACAATAATCCGAGCCAGGAGGGAGTCAAATTTCTGCAAAAAGTTAGCCATTGATTACATTTATGCATTTCTTAAGAAAATATGCAGAGAGAGCAGTTCTATTCTAAATGTGCCTCATGAGAGTCTCTTAAATGTTGGGCAAGTTTTCTATGTATAA
- the LOC133802507 gene encoding potassium transporter 11-like isoform X3: MATNMTTDQGPDRNGTVWTIDQKLDQPMDEEARKLKNMYTEKKLSAVMLLQLAFQSLGVVYGDLGTSPLYVFYNTFPDGIKDPEDLIGALSLIIYSLTLIPLLKYVLIVCRANDNGQGGTFAIYSLLCRHAKLRTIPNQDRSDLELTTYSRSTFSEHSFAARTKRWLEGYAFMKNTMLILVLIGSCMVIGDGILTPAISVLSAIGGINVGHPMISNDIVVLVAVIVLAILFSIQHHGIDKVGWLFAPIVLLWFLLIGGIGIYNIWKYDSSVLKAFSPVYIYRYFKRGKRDGWTSLGGIMLSITGTEALFADLSHFPVSSIQIAFTVVVFPCLLLAYSGQAAYLMNNSDHIVGAFYHSIPDCIYWPVFVIATAAAVVASQATISATFSLIKQALALGCFPRVKVVHTSKRFLNQVYIPDVNWILMILCIAVTAGFKNQNQIGNASGTAVVIVMLVTTFLMILVMILVWRCHWILVLIFTVLSLAVECTYFSAVVLKVNQGGWVPLVISAVFFAIMYIWHYGTLRRYEIEMHSKISMAWILGLGPSLGLVRVPGVGFVYTDLAHGVPRIFSHFITNLPAIHSVVVFVCVKYLPVYTVPEEERFLIKRIGPKEFHMFRCIARLGCV; this comes from the exons ATGGCTACAAATATGACGACTGATCAAGGTCCTGATAGAAATGGTACTGTGTGGACTATAGATCAGAAGCTTGATCAACCCATGGACGAAGAGGCTAGAAAGCTTAAAAACATGTACACAGAAAAG AAGCTTTCAGCAGTAATGCTTCTGCAACTTGCATTCCAGAGCCTTGGAGTGGTATATGGAGATTTAGGCACATCTCCGTTGTATGTTTTCTACAACACTTTCCCTGATGGAATTAAAGACCCAGAAGATTTGATTGGAGCTTTATCTTTGATAATATACTCGCTTACTCTTATTCCGCTTCTCAAGTATGTGCTAATTGTTTGTAGAGCAAATGATAATGGTCAAG GCGGAACTTTTGCTATCTATTCATTACTCTGCCGACATGCAAAATTGAGAACTATTCCTAATCAAGACCGAAGTGATTTGGAACTTACAACATATAGTCGTTCTACATTTAGTGAACACTCATTTGCTGCAAGAACCAAGAGGTGGTTGGAGGGATATGCATTTATGAAGAACACAATGCTTATTCTTGTCCTTATTGGCTCTTGTATGGTAATTGGGGATGGAATTTTGACTCCAGCCATTTCAG tgttgtcagctaTTGGTGGGATTAATGTTGGCCACCCCATGATAAGTAATG ACATAGTTGTACTTGTTGCTGTTATTGTCCTAGCCATTTTGTTTAGCATTCAACACCATGGTATAGATAAAGTTGGTTGGCTTTTTGCTCCGATTGTGCTTCTTTGGTTTCTCTTAATTGGAGGAATTGGTATATACAACATATGGAAGTATGATAGCAGCGTTTTGAAAGCTTTTTCACCTGTGTACATATACCGGTATTTTAAAAGGGGAAAGAGAGATGGTTGGACTTCTCTAGGAGGCATTATGCTTAGTATAACAG GAACCGAAGCACTTTTTGCTGACCTATCCCACTTTCCAGTTTCATCTATACAAATTGCATTTACTGTAGTTGTATTTCCTTGCCTTCTTTTAGCCTACTCTGGTCAAGCAGCATACCTTATGAACAATTCAGATCACATAGTTGGTGCCTTCTATCATTCTATTCCAG ATTGCATATATTGGCCAGTGTTTGTTATTGCAACTGCAGCTGCTGTGGTTGCAAGTCAGGCCACCATATCTGCAACTTTCTCATTGATCAAGCAGGCTCTTGCTCTTGGTTGTTTTCCAAGAGTCAAAGTTGTGCATACATCTAAAAGGTTCCTGAATCAGGTTTATATTCCAGATGTAAATTGGATCCTTATGATTCTTTGCATTGCTGTGACAGCTGGGTTCAAAAATCAAAACCAAATTGGAAATGCCTCTG GGACAGCAGTTGTAATAGTCATGTTGGTGACAACCTTTCTCATGATTTTAGTGATGATACTAGTGTGGCGTTGCCATTGGATTCTTGTCTTGATCTTCACTGTCTTATCATTAGCAGTGGAGTGCACTTACTTCTCCGCTGTAGTCCTCAAGGTTAATCAAGGCGGGTGGGTTCCTCTCGTGATATCAGCAGTATTCTTCGCCATCATGTATATATGGCATTATGGTACCCTGAGACGCTACGAGATTGAGATGCATAGTAAGATTTCAATGGCATGGATTCTTGGACTTGGTCCTAGTTTAGGGCTTGTTCGTGTGCCTGGAGTAGGATTCGTGTACACTGACCTGGCTCATGGAGTGCCTCGCATTTTCTCTCACTTTATCACCAATCTGCCTGCAATTCACTCTGTTGTTGTTTTTGTCTGTGTGAAGTACCTACCTGTCTACACAGTACCAGAAGAAGAGAGGTTCCTTATAAAGCGAATAGGACCGAAAGAATTCCACATGTTCCGTTGTATTGCAAG ACTCGGATGTGTATAG